The following are encoded together in the Labrus mixtus chromosome 2, fLabMix1.1, whole genome shotgun sequence genome:
- the neurl1aa gene encoding E3 ubiquitin-protein ligase NEURL1 isoform X1, which yields MGNNVSGLQTLHLGQQQGFHRLRNSPKDSLGGPFPSTSHRCHHKPKRCLPIQCGIIGGQIPLSPLLFHPNTKGSQIVMDVAQKTAKRQASFCNAITFCNRPIALYEQVRLKITKKQCCWSGALRLGFTSKDPSRINSDNLPKYACPDLVSQSGFWAKALPEEFANEGNIIAFWVDKKGRVFYRINESSPMLFFSGVRTAEPLWALIDVYGLTRGVQLLDSEIVPADCLRPRSFTTVRSSSLRREADDSRLSVSLCDLNLQQEDGRSPRNHAHRHTLHLASSSSSSSTCPIPQNSLNSQQSSLLPSSLESDLHFHQLRGAHIKTLDEQTVARSEHAREERTLVFTNRPLRTGETVFIKVTKSSPARSGSLSYGVTSCDPSVLRPSDLPYNPEALVDRKEFWAVCRVPTPLQSSDILGFLVNHEGEVILSHNGTNVGMQVCVDNSRPLWMFFGLHGAVTQLRILGSTHLGDQRTTSSPSSPSSSPHTPSALDSGSSDPVLNGGLCSAAYCSSAGGTTPNSPVSLPKSPTFPAGRGPWSDECSICYENTVDTVIYACGHMCLCYTCGVKLKKMSNACCPICRRQIKDIIKTYRST from the exons ACTCCCTTGGTGGCCCGTTTCCATCCACGTCACACCGATGTCACCACAAACCCAAAAGGTGTCTGCCCATTCAGTGTGGCATCATCGGCGGGCAAATTCCCCTCAGCCCGCTCCTCTTCCATCCGAACACCAAGGGATCCCAAATTGTCATGGACGTCGCCCAGAAGACCGCGAAGAGACAGGCCAGTTTCTGCAACGCCATCACATTCTGCAACAGGCCCATCGCTCTGTATGAGCAAGTCCGCCTCAAG ATCACTAAAAAGCAGTGCTGCTGGAGCGGGGCTCTACGTCTGGGCTTCACCTCTAAAGACCCCTCCAGGATAAACTCTGACAACCTACCTAAGTACGCCTGCCCCGACCTGGTGTCACAGAGCGGCTTCTGGGCCAAAGCACTGCCCGAGGAGTTTGCCAATGAGGGCAACATCATCGCCTTTTGGGTCGACAAGAAGGGGAGAGTCTTCTATCGCATTAATGAATCCAGTCCCATGCTGTTCTTCAGCGGAGTCCGCACAGCTGAGCCCCTCTGGGCACTCATTGATGTTTACGGTCTGACCCGCGGAGTACAGCTGCTAG ACAGTGAGATTGTCCCCGCCGACTGCCTGCGCCCGCGCTCCTTCACCACCGTGCGCTCCTCCTCTCTGCGGCGCGAGGCGGACGACTCCCGCCTGTCGGTCAGCCTGTGCGACCTCaacctgcagcaggaggacggACGCTCGCCCCGCAACCACGCCCACCGCCACACCCTCCACCTGgcttcgtcctcctcctcctcctccacctgcccCATACCACAGAACTCGCTCAACTCCCAGCAGTCCTCTCTGCTGCCGTCATCTCTGGAGAGTGACCTCCACTTCCACCAGTTGCGCGGCGCGCACATCAAGACGCTGGACGAGCAGACCGTGGCTCGATCCGAGCACGCGCGAGAGGAACGCACCCTCGTCTTCACCAACCGGCCCCTGCGCACCGGAGAGACCGTCTTCATCAAAGTCACCAAGTCCAGCCCGGCGCGCTCAGGCTCGTTGTCCTATGGCGTGACGTCGTGCGACCCGTCGGTTCTGCGCCCCAGCGACCTGCCCTACAACCCGGAGGCCCTCGTGGACAGGAAGGAGTTCTGGGCGGTGTGCCGGGTGCCCACGCCTCTTCAAAGCAGCGACATCCTGGGCTTCCTGGTCAACCACGAGGGGGAGGTCATCCTCAGCCACAACGGCACCAACGTGggcatgcaggtgtgtgtggacAACTCCCGTCCACTCTGGATGTTCTTTGGTCTGCATGGGGCTGTGACTCAGCTGAGGATTCTGG GTTCCACTCATCTCGGTGATCAGCGCACCACCTCGAGCCCCAGctcgccctcctcctctccccacACCCCCAGTGCCCTGGACAGTGGCAGCTCTGATCCAGTGCTGAACGGAGGCCTGTGCTCTGCCGCTTACTGCAGCTCAGCAGGGG GAACAACCCCAAATTCACCAGTCAGCCTCCCGAAATCCCCTACGTTCCCAGCAGGCCGCGGGCCCTGGTCTGATGAGTGCTCCATCTGCTACGAGAACACGGTGGACACAGTGATCTACGCGTGTGGACACATGTGTCTCTGCTACACCTGTGGCGTCAAACTCAAGAAGATGTCCAACGCCTGCTGTCCCATCTGCAGACGGCAAATCAAAGACATTATCAAGACCTACCGGAGCACATAA
- the neurl1aa gene encoding E3 ubiquitin-protein ligase NEURL1 isoform X2 → MGGQITRNAFYDSLGGPFPSTSHRCHHKPKRCLPIQCGIIGGQIPLSPLLFHPNTKGSQIVMDVAQKTAKRQASFCNAITFCNRPIALYEQVRLKITKKQCCWSGALRLGFTSKDPSRINSDNLPKYACPDLVSQSGFWAKALPEEFANEGNIIAFWVDKKGRVFYRINESSPMLFFSGVRTAEPLWALIDVYGLTRGVQLLDSEIVPADCLRPRSFTTVRSSSLRREADDSRLSVSLCDLNLQQEDGRSPRNHAHRHTLHLASSSSSSSTCPIPQNSLNSQQSSLLPSSLESDLHFHQLRGAHIKTLDEQTVARSEHAREERTLVFTNRPLRTGETVFIKVTKSSPARSGSLSYGVTSCDPSVLRPSDLPYNPEALVDRKEFWAVCRVPTPLQSSDILGFLVNHEGEVILSHNGTNVGMQVCVDNSRPLWMFFGLHGAVTQLRILGSTHLGDQRTTSSPSSPSSSPHTPSALDSGSSDPVLNGGLCSAAYCSSAGGTTPNSPVSLPKSPTFPAGRGPWSDECSICYENTVDTVIYACGHMCLCYTCGVKLKKMSNACCPICRRQIKDIIKTYRST, encoded by the exons ACTCCCTTGGTGGCCCGTTTCCATCCACGTCACACCGATGTCACCACAAACCCAAAAGGTGTCTGCCCATTCAGTGTGGCATCATCGGCGGGCAAATTCCCCTCAGCCCGCTCCTCTTCCATCCGAACACCAAGGGATCCCAAATTGTCATGGACGTCGCCCAGAAGACCGCGAAGAGACAGGCCAGTTTCTGCAACGCCATCACATTCTGCAACAGGCCCATCGCTCTGTATGAGCAAGTCCGCCTCAAG ATCACTAAAAAGCAGTGCTGCTGGAGCGGGGCTCTACGTCTGGGCTTCACCTCTAAAGACCCCTCCAGGATAAACTCTGACAACCTACCTAAGTACGCCTGCCCCGACCTGGTGTCACAGAGCGGCTTCTGGGCCAAAGCACTGCCCGAGGAGTTTGCCAATGAGGGCAACATCATCGCCTTTTGGGTCGACAAGAAGGGGAGAGTCTTCTATCGCATTAATGAATCCAGTCCCATGCTGTTCTTCAGCGGAGTCCGCACAGCTGAGCCCCTCTGGGCACTCATTGATGTTTACGGTCTGACCCGCGGAGTACAGCTGCTAG ACAGTGAGATTGTCCCCGCCGACTGCCTGCGCCCGCGCTCCTTCACCACCGTGCGCTCCTCCTCTCTGCGGCGCGAGGCGGACGACTCCCGCCTGTCGGTCAGCCTGTGCGACCTCaacctgcagcaggaggacggACGCTCGCCCCGCAACCACGCCCACCGCCACACCCTCCACCTGgcttcgtcctcctcctcctcctccacctgcccCATACCACAGAACTCGCTCAACTCCCAGCAGTCCTCTCTGCTGCCGTCATCTCTGGAGAGTGACCTCCACTTCCACCAGTTGCGCGGCGCGCACATCAAGACGCTGGACGAGCAGACCGTGGCTCGATCCGAGCACGCGCGAGAGGAACGCACCCTCGTCTTCACCAACCGGCCCCTGCGCACCGGAGAGACCGTCTTCATCAAAGTCACCAAGTCCAGCCCGGCGCGCTCAGGCTCGTTGTCCTATGGCGTGACGTCGTGCGACCCGTCGGTTCTGCGCCCCAGCGACCTGCCCTACAACCCGGAGGCCCTCGTGGACAGGAAGGAGTTCTGGGCGGTGTGCCGGGTGCCCACGCCTCTTCAAAGCAGCGACATCCTGGGCTTCCTGGTCAACCACGAGGGGGAGGTCATCCTCAGCCACAACGGCACCAACGTGggcatgcaggtgtgtgtggacAACTCCCGTCCACTCTGGATGTTCTTTGGTCTGCATGGGGCTGTGACTCAGCTGAGGATTCTGG GTTCCACTCATCTCGGTGATCAGCGCACCACCTCGAGCCCCAGctcgccctcctcctctccccacACCCCCAGTGCCCTGGACAGTGGCAGCTCTGATCCAGTGCTGAACGGAGGCCTGTGCTCTGCCGCTTACTGCAGCTCAGCAGGGG GAACAACCCCAAATTCACCAGTCAGCCTCCCGAAATCCCCTACGTTCCCAGCAGGCCGCGGGCCCTGGTCTGATGAGTGCTCCATCTGCTACGAGAACACGGTGGACACAGTGATCTACGCGTGTGGACACATGTGTCTCTGCTACACCTGTGGCGTCAAACTCAAGAAGATGTCCAACGCCTGCTGTCCCATCTGCAGACGGCAAATCAAAGACATTATCAAGACCTACCGGAGCACATAA